A stretch of the Veillonella parvula DSM 2008 genome encodes the following:
- a CDS encoding glycosyltransferase family 2 protein has protein sequence MATVSVIILARNEEHNIHDCIESVQFANEVLVIDDFSTDDTAKIAEEMGARVVQHAMNGDWGAQQTFGIEQAKSDWILFLDADERISEPLAKEIQAIVVNEPNKAYWIQRRNKFHHNHATHGVLRPDYVLRLMPKEGSYVEGYVHPAIITPYPTEKLQHPMYHYTYDNWHQYFNKFNNYTTLSAEKYRDNGKSCSFIKDIILRPTWAFIKVYFLQGGILDGKMGFILSVNHYFYTMTKYVKFYYLLKSKGKL, from the coding sequence ATGGCAACTGTATCTGTAATAATCTTAGCGAGAAATGAAGAACACAATATTCATGACTGCATTGAGTCTGTGCAGTTTGCCAATGAAGTTTTAGTTATCGATGATTTCAGTACCGATGATACTGCAAAAATTGCTGAAGAAATGGGTGCTCGTGTTGTGCAACACGCCATGAATGGCGATTGGGGTGCACAACAAACCTTTGGCATTGAACAAGCGAAATCTGATTGGATTTTATTCCTTGATGCGGATGAGCGCATTTCTGAGCCTCTAGCGAAAGAAATTCAAGCTATCGTTGTAAACGAACCTAATAAAGCGTATTGGATTCAACGGCGCAATAAATTCCATCATAACCACGCTACACATGGTGTATTGCGTCCAGACTATGTGCTTCGCCTCATGCCTAAAGAGGGTAGTTATGTAGAAGGCTACGTGCATCCTGCGATTATTACGCCATATCCAACAGAAAAATTACAACATCCGATGTACCATTATACCTACGATAATTGGCATCAATATTTCAATAAATTCAACAATTATACCACATTATCTGCTGAAAAATATCGTGATAATGGTAAAAGCTGTTCTTTTATCAAGGATATAATTCTGCGTCCTACCTGGGCTTTCATCAAGGTGTACTTCTTACAAGGCGGTATTCTCGATGGGAAGATGGGCTTTATTTTGTCCGTTAATCACTACTTTTACACGATGACTAAATACGTAAAGTTTTACTATTTACTAAAATCCAAGGGTAAATTGTAA
- a CDS encoding class I SAM-dependent methyltransferase has product MAIEQEWENVLQIKTAGRDDSRSDTEHHPYEPTDYCVLERLANSGHIRKKHTLIDYGSGKGRVSIFMAYQTGCHSIGIEYDERLYEKALINGESPAARHRVSFVHGDAALYELPEQADRCFFFNPFALHTIKRVLGNVFDSLYYNPREIKLFFYYVNEEVENFLNNHVRLEQEEPIDCSDLFEASDAKERILVYSVNLF; this is encoded by the coding sequence ATGGCAATAGAGCAAGAATGGGAAAATGTATTACAAATTAAAACAGCAGGCCGCGACGATAGTCGTTCCGATACGGAGCATCATCCGTATGAGCCGACGGATTATTGCGTGTTGGAGCGTTTGGCAAATAGTGGTCATATTCGCAAGAAACATACCCTTATTGACTATGGCAGTGGCAAGGGTAGAGTTAGTATTTTCATGGCTTACCAAACGGGCTGTCATTCTATAGGCATCGAATATGATGAACGGCTATATGAAAAGGCTTTGATTAATGGTGAAAGTCCAGCAGCGCGCCATCGCGTGTCTTTTGTGCACGGTGATGCGGCTCTCTACGAGTTACCTGAGCAGGCTGATCGATGTTTTTTCTTTAATCCCTTTGCCCTCCATACGATTAAGCGGGTATTAGGGAATGTATTTGATTCGCTATATTATAACCCTCGGGAGATTAAGTTATTTTTCTACTATGTTAATGAAGAGGTGGAGAACTTTTTAAATAACCATGTGCGCTTGGAACAAGAGGAACCTATTGATTGTAGTGATCTCTTTGAAGCAAGCGATGCAAAAGAACGAATTCTCGTCTATTCAGTTAACTTGTTTTAG
- a CDS encoding glycosyltransferase: MELISVIVPVYNVESYVAECIESIQNQTYMNLEIILVNDGSTDASGDICDKYAAYDERIQVIHKENAGVSAARNTGIESANGDYIGFVDSDDYIAPTMYEDMLKLMAEHDLDIIECTAFRNNGDTNIEGCNDGSLEIFNRDEALKMAMYDCFVAVWSQLYKRRVISDVRFPVGRKFEDSAVSYLFIANTKRVGHINRCLYYYRLNPNSTTQTSFDAKSRWDFVLGYEERLQYAIDHQLPYVDDCNSLLMKAVLSCLTAYYAKPTGNQVYYDKCKKMIETYRNDASYKLLNSKYKLFLWSFGRADWIHKIGARLSYLAKQVRS; this comes from the coding sequence ATGGAGTTAATTTCGGTCATTGTACCCGTCTATAATGTGGAATCTTATGTTGCAGAATGTATTGAGTCCATTCAAAACCAAACGTATATGAATTTGGAAATCATTTTAGTAAATGATGGTTCTACAGATGCTAGTGGTGATATTTGCGATAAGTATGCAGCCTATGATGAGCGAATACAGGTCATTCACAAAGAGAATGCTGGAGTTAGTGCTGCTCGTAATACGGGGATAGAATCGGCTAATGGTGACTATATTGGCTTTGTAGACTCAGATGATTACATTGCACCTACTATGTATGAAGATATGTTAAAGCTCATGGCAGAACATGATTTAGATATCATAGAATGCACTGCTTTCAGAAATAATGGTGACACCAATATCGAAGGGTGCAATGACGGGTCATTAGAAATTTTTAATCGAGATGAAGCGCTAAAAATGGCTATGTACGATTGTTTTGTTGCTGTATGGAGTCAATTGTATAAGCGAAGAGTTATCAGCGATGTGCGTTTCCCTGTAGGCCGAAAATTTGAAGATTCTGCTGTATCTTATTTATTTATCGCTAATACAAAACGGGTGGGTCATATTAATCGCTGTTTGTATTATTATCGACTTAATCCTAATTCAACTACTCAAACTTCTTTTGATGCTAAATCTCGATGGGATTTTGTGCTCGGTTACGAGGAACGCTTGCAATATGCTATAGATCATCAATTACCATATGTTGATGATTGCAATAGTTTATTGATGAAAGCCGTATTATCCTGTTTAACGGCTTACTATGCAAAGCCAACGGGTAATCAAGTGTATTACGATAAGTGCAAAAAAATGATTGAAACTTATCGTAATGATGCATCCTACAAGCTATTAAATTCTAAATATAAGCTCTTTTTATGGTCCTTTGGCCGTGCCGATTGGATTCATAAAATAGGTGCTCGTTTATCGTACTTAGCAAAACAAGTACGTTCGTAA
- a CDS encoding VirK/YbjX family protein, producing the protein MLGNFGKHWHIGRTIYGKRTWRETRRTFLHTMRSCRHDSTVTEFENFFKSYTPDPKLLEKHPSLYELMSRMFLIKNSTPQWRLEALRQHFTILQEVFTDEAIQLMYVDEAEFDYFDKKRGITLWSSDELDMSAHLYYEPGQRKEGFLTVMLLLEDKGVYHSNIRFAKGHNGERTLVIGTIQGYKDGLERAKKITKKMYGYRPKNFITFLIREIAHAAQVESILAVSDEGFYANSHMVRGNKSKVAILDTLWEDIGGTVLESDPNYFTIPLEEERKPMEEIKSQKRSQYRNRYALLDEYEAMIQENIKPYVKA; encoded by the coding sequence ATGTTAGGCAATTTTGGAAAACATTGGCATATAGGCCGTACTATATATGGCAAGCGCACATGGCGTGAAACGAGACGAACCTTCTTACATACAATGCGCTCTTGTCGTCATGACTCAACGGTTACGGAATTTGAAAACTTCTTTAAATCTTATACTCCAGATCCAAAGCTGTTGGAAAAACATCCTAGTCTCTATGAATTGATGAGTCGTATGTTTTTGATTAAAAACTCTACGCCACAATGGCGTTTGGAGGCACTTCGTCAGCATTTTACCATATTACAAGAGGTGTTTACGGATGAAGCGATTCAGCTCATGTATGTAGACGAAGCGGAGTTTGATTATTTCGATAAAAAACGGGGTATTACCCTTTGGAGTTCCGATGAGCTCGATATGTCTGCTCATCTATATTACGAGCCGGGACAACGTAAGGAAGGCTTCTTGACGGTTATGCTCTTGCTCGAAGATAAGGGCGTATACCATTCAAATATTCGCTTTGCTAAAGGCCATAACGGAGAGAGAACTCTTGTTATCGGTACTATTCAAGGTTATAAAGATGGTCTTGAGCGAGCTAAGAAGATTACGAAAAAGATGTATGGTTACCGTCCGAAGAACTTCATTACCTTCTTGATTCGTGAAATCGCTCATGCTGCGCAAGTAGAATCCATACTTGCCGTATCTGATGAAGGCTTCTATGCAAATTCACATATGGTGCGCGGCAATAAATCAAAGGTGGCTATATTAGATACCTTGTGGGAGGATATCGGCGGTACCGTATTGGAATCTGATCCAAATTACTTTACTATTCCACTTGAAGAAGAACGCAAACCTATGGAAGAGATTAAATCACAAAAACGTAGCCAATATCGCAATCGTTATGCTCTTTTAGATGAGTATGAGGCTATGATTCAAGAAAACATAAAACCGTACGTAAAGGCCTAG
- a CDS encoding O-antigen ligase family protein: protein MGVLSSVRLESWIAIMITLMACFTRLSMAAGQVFYVIAILLSIFYIWKHRHDLYVPSYVKKYSKMFALMLLLLLPSAVLTNNIAVGLPEFINVWLWRIPVFFVIALCIRDKKTLFTMLVVFFVDFGIDNLVAFYQHVSGMTDRGWGFGSSVLTIAGLMVMLGPIFCVILLDSAFPNYVKASALWALGCVGFGMYGNQSRGSWLFSMIMVPIVSLPYILKRFIYVVVVLAALGGVVWGFSTQPQYVARFESITNTTTDGSNLGRFDVWTSSINMFKDHPVTGVGIGQWRTIYEASYRLPTENQHLYHAHNNFIQLLGEVGLLGLLGVLIFYGSIIVDNFVVWFKKRDPYSLCAMIAVICYVFVFGQVEYTLDNSSGMRIMYFMLATMLQLRDN, encoded by the coding sequence ATGGGGGTATTATCAAGTGTAAGATTAGAATCATGGATTGCCATTATGATTACGTTGATGGCATGCTTTACAAGGCTATCCATGGCGGCTGGTCAAGTATTTTATGTTATTGCTATTTTGTTAAGTATTTTCTATATTTGGAAACATAGGCATGACTTATATGTTCCGTCCTATGTTAAAAAATATAGTAAAATGTTTGCTCTAATGTTGTTATTGTTATTGCCTTCCGCAGTATTAACAAACAATATAGCTGTAGGATTACCTGAATTTATCAATGTTTGGTTGTGGCGGATTCCTGTATTTTTTGTTATCGCCCTATGTATTCGTGATAAGAAAACATTATTTACGATGCTTGTCGTATTTTTTGTGGATTTTGGTATCGATAATTTAGTAGCCTTTTATCAACATGTTTCAGGAATGACCGATAGAGGATGGGGATTTGGTAGCAGCGTGTTGACCATAGCAGGCCTCATGGTTATGCTAGGGCCTATTTTTTGCGTTATTTTATTAGATTCGGCCTTTCCTAACTATGTGAAAGCATCCGCTTTATGGGCATTAGGTTGTGTTGGCTTTGGTATGTATGGCAATCAAAGTAGAGGATCTTGGCTTTTTAGTATGATTATGGTGCCTATCGTATCCTTGCCATATATACTAAAACGATTCATTTATGTAGTCGTTGTTCTTGCTGCATTAGGTGGAGTCGTATGGGGATTTAGTACACAACCACAATATGTAGCTAGGTTTGAGTCCATTACGAATACGACTACAGATGGTTCCAACCTAGGCCGCTTTGATGTGTGGACATCGTCTATTAATATGTTTAAAGACCATCCTGTGACAGGTGTAGGTATAGGTCAATGGCGTACTATATATGAAGCATCCTATCGATTACCAACGGAAAATCAACATTTATATCATGCACACAATAATTTTATTCAACTTCTTGGTGAAGTAGGTCTGTTAGGTCTATTAGGGGTTCTTATCTTTTATGGATCTATTATTGTTGATAATTTTGTGGTTTGGTTTAAGAAGCGAGATCCTTATAGTCTCTGTGCTATGATTGCTGTTATTTGTTATGTATTTGTATTTGGCCAAGTGGAGTATACTTTAGATAATTCATCAGGAATGCGCATTATGTATTTTATGTTAGCTACGATGCTTCAATTGCGGGATAATTGA
- a CDS encoding LTA synthase family protein encodes MMNRWQRLFEGIRTEIKVFIFFSALLTAFRIVFLAVFQSQLASVTMENILTSLWLGFRLSLKTVGSLCLLGFLGGTLVHTFVPKWPSLRIKQVLYSIATILLTFLFLGRIPFYKIFNSSYNAMLINGKNDDIGAIVNTAINEYNALMYIIGAVVLSAALCWFLVRFLGWGAKKYSDYADDLRNGDDADSLRNSDYADNQRLCTTWYPKTKKTQWMTGIGLTVAIGVLGLFFRFGGAFSYTNSINWESAARLSSNLLNENILDDVQALYRVKSIAKRTAELEVINLTPQELNEKITAVGGKFNGTNFDGSFTRTITTQRLADQPQSINLVLGESYGLWPFLAEYNEPGAYLVEQGRKYAASPQAMSTQLALAQGTGTMPAINGLLTGMPDTGLYPNYEGESFKEPYGLGIGPVMKKLGYKTVFWYGGFSTWQNVKNFALSQGFDEFHDASEMPSEDGNAWGVGDKYLFKAISAYMDQHRGEKILNVIMTTSNHPPYSINVAKEGYDVNKVKGHLPDSIEENDKQLNEMGHIWYADHVMGDFIAREEIADPSALFVITGDHSERFNFAREVGPNVASTIPIIFYGRGIHKDWLAPNAFGMSIQIIPTLAELIGRPGQTYEAMVPSLFTQEKFVFNHRLYLDKNGKVLEQSASMPQSYGDMIKNMRELAAWRIKHGNNIK; translated from the coding sequence ATGATGAATCGATGGCAGCGATTATTTGAAGGTATACGAACAGAGATTAAGGTATTTATCTTTTTCTCTGCTTTGTTGACTGCATTTAGAATCGTGTTTCTTGCAGTATTTCAATCACAACTAGCTTCCGTGACGATGGAGAATATCCTCACGTCCTTATGGCTAGGCTTTAGATTGAGTCTCAAGACCGTCGGTTCTTTGTGTTTACTGGGCTTTTTAGGGGGTACGTTGGTGCATACCTTTGTACCCAAATGGCCGTCATTGCGCATTAAACAGGTCCTCTATTCCATTGCGACTATACTGTTGACATTCCTATTTCTGGGACGCATTCCGTTCTATAAAATCTTCAATTCCTCTTATAATGCGATGCTCATCAATGGCAAAAACGATGATATCGGCGCCATTGTAAATACAGCAATCAACGAATATAATGCCCTCATGTACATCATTGGGGCCGTTGTATTGAGCGCAGCTCTTTGTTGGTTCCTCGTTCGTTTCTTAGGATGGGGTGCAAAGAAATATAGTGACTATGCTGATGATCTAAGGAATGGTGATGATGCGGATAGTCTAAGAAATAGTGACTATGCAGATAATCAACGACTTTGTACTACTTGGTATCCTAAGACAAAGAAAACACAATGGATGACGGGCATTGGGTTGACTGTCGCTATTGGCGTACTAGGTCTATTCTTTAGATTTGGCGGTGCTTTCAGCTATACGAACTCCATCAACTGGGAAAGTGCGGCTCGCCTCAGCTCCAATCTGTTGAATGAAAATATCCTCGACGATGTGCAGGCTCTCTATCGTGTTAAAAGCATTGCTAAACGGACGGCTGAGCTTGAGGTTATTAACTTAACGCCTCAAGAACTAAACGAAAAAATCACTGCCGTTGGTGGTAAGTTTAACGGTACAAATTTTGACGGCTCTTTTACGAGAACCATTACGACACAACGATTAGCGGATCAACCGCAGTCCATAAACCTCGTTCTTGGAGAATCCTATGGCTTGTGGCCGTTTCTCGCTGAATATAACGAGCCTGGTGCGTACCTCGTTGAACAAGGTCGTAAATACGCTGCCAGCCCTCAAGCGATGAGCACACAGCTAGCCCTCGCCCAAGGTACAGGCACGATGCCGGCCATCAATGGTTTGTTGACGGGGATGCCTGACACAGGGTTATATCCTAACTATGAAGGTGAAAGTTTCAAAGAGCCTTATGGTTTAGGTATTGGTCCTGTTATGAAAAAGCTAGGCTACAAGACTGTATTTTGGTATGGTGGCTTTAGTACTTGGCAAAACGTTAAGAACTTTGCTTTATCTCAAGGCTTCGATGAATTCCACGATGCTTCAGAAATGCCAAGCGAAGACGGCAACGCTTGGGGTGTAGGCGATAAATATTTATTTAAAGCTATTTCTGCCTACATGGATCAACATAGAGGGGAAAAAATTCTCAATGTTATCATGACTACTTCTAATCATCCACCGTATAGCATCAATGTCGCTAAGGAAGGCTACGATGTGAATAAGGTAAAAGGTCATTTGCCAGATTCTATCGAAGAAAACGATAAGCAATTGAACGAAATGGGCCATATTTGGTACGCAGACCACGTAATGGGTGATTTTATCGCTCGCGAAGAAATAGCAGATCCTTCTGCACTCTTCGTCATTACAGGTGACCATAGCGAACGCTTTAACTTTGCTCGTGAAGTAGGCCCTAATGTGGCATCTACTATTCCTATTATTTTTTATGGTCGCGGCATTCATAAAGATTGGCTTGCGCCTAATGCGTTCGGCATGAGCATTCAAATCATTCCAACCTTGGCGGAATTAATAGGCCGACCAGGTCAAACCTATGAAGCGATGGTACCAAGTTTGTTTACACAAGAGAAATTTGTATTTAATCATAGACTATATCTCGATAAAAATGGCAAAGTGTTAGAACAAAGTGCGAGCATGCCTCAATCCTATGGCGATATGATTAAAAACATGCGCGAACTTGCGGCGTGGCGTATTAAACATGGAAATAACATTAAATAA
- a CDS encoding glycosyltransferase, whose protein sequence is MRVAILESIVMPAGHEVEFDRILINELKRQGHEPVLLVPQNFPFKVDYGVDIVYLEGGEVVTYAGASKWKKPFLSILRERRRRSWFTSAAEKIKEYNIDALIIPTGTYRYIKALLDTPLKDSKAVVHVIFHGIGKGEMDRFIKQAHRANAYRNVYLDVISLRDDMLRPDLPRVRKILPPVFLPSSELSGEQKNSDTQDNVNIEDQKVPNSTTCIGANLETSISANKPIKLGFFGQFRKEKNIERFIDAFVSLNYDDSVQLVVQGATVKPEDGALFESIIKKYSQYNNIKFIHASLIGKDWDTALLSVDALLLPYGAERYRYHWAAMLFTAIGFHKPVLISPEINPEVLEQYSIGEFLNLDDVHSIRQGIQEFVENLQHHKEQYNQGLIDANEDYSHRALIKSIIHV, encoded by the coding sequence ATGCGCGTAGCAATTTTAGAAAGTATTGTCATGCCTGCTGGTCATGAGGTGGAATTTGATCGTATTCTCATCAACGAATTAAAGCGTCAAGGTCATGAGCCAGTACTATTAGTACCGCAAAACTTTCCATTTAAAGTAGATTATGGAGTAGATATAGTGTACTTGGAAGGTGGAGAGGTAGTGACCTATGCGGGAGCGTCTAAGTGGAAGAAGCCGTTTTTATCCATTTTACGAGAACGCCGTCGCCGTAGTTGGTTCACATCAGCAGCAGAAAAAATTAAAGAATATAATATAGATGCTTTAATCATTCCTACGGGGACATATCGCTATATTAAAGCTTTGTTAGACACGCCGTTAAAGGACAGTAAGGCAGTAGTACATGTTATCTTTCATGGCATTGGCAAGGGAGAAATGGATCGCTTTATTAAGCAAGCTCATCGTGCTAATGCGTATAGAAACGTGTACCTCGATGTTATCTCTTTGCGCGATGATATGTTGCGACCTGATTTACCGAGAGTTCGTAAAATCTTGCCTCCTGTGTTCTTGCCATCTAGTGAATTGAGTGGAGAACAGAAGAATAGTGATACGCAAGATAATGTTAATATAGAAGACCAAAAAGTTCCGAATTCTACAACTTGTATAGGTGCTAATTTGGAAACCTCTATATCAGCAAATAAACCGATAAAATTAGGTTTCTTTGGTCAGTTTAGAAAAGAGAAAAATATTGAGCGCTTTATAGATGCCTTTGTATCGCTTAATTATGATGACTCGGTACAACTCGTCGTTCAAGGGGCAACGGTAAAGCCTGAAGATGGGGCTTTATTTGAGTCTATTATCAAGAAATATAGCCAGTATAATAATATTAAGTTCATTCATGCCAGTCTGATTGGAAAAGACTGGGATACAGCCTTATTGAGTGTAGATGCTTTATTATTGCCGTATGGAGCAGAGCGATATCGCTATCACTGGGCAGCTATGTTGTTCACTGCTATTGGCTTTCACAAGCCTGTTCTTATATCTCCAGAGATCAATCCAGAGGTATTAGAACAGTATTCTATTGGGGAATTTTTAAATTTAGATGATGTACATTCCATCAGACAGGGGATTCAAGAGTTTGTAGAGAATTTACAGCATCATAAAGAGCAATATAATCAGGGGTTAATAGATGCAAATGAGGACTACAGTCACCGTGCATTAATTAAATCCATCATACATGTATAA
- a CDS encoding efflux RND transporter periplasmic adaptor subunit: MNQRIIATIGALLIGTAIISGCGSEKPPEDTSLKVRTITIGEESGTTDAGYAGTIHNKTETNLAFQIGGRVINKFVNVGDVVQAGQVIAQVNGSDTSAQVQNAEGAVKAAQSAYELAETNAKRYRELYAQQAISKLQLDQAENQLNATSAQLQQAQASLNLSSNQNSYTNLTAPDTGIITAFNIEAGQVVAAGQSVGTLAAGHDPEAVIALPEQELSKIHVGSPATITFWALPNVTVQGVIREISPVPDPVARTYTIKITLQNAPKEVQLGMTVNANLSTTDSTNISIPLTALVKDSNGNNAVYIIRDKKAHLVPIKTGEFGKNSVIVTSGLAKGDIVITAGTQQLQEGTAVSQ; the protein is encoded by the coding sequence ATGAATCAACGAATCATAGCAACCATAGGCGCCCTATTAATAGGGACCGCCATCATAAGTGGTTGTGGATCAGAAAAGCCCCCTGAAGATACAAGTCTCAAGGTGCGCACCATCACTATAGGTGAAGAGTCTGGAACTACTGATGCTGGCTATGCAGGCACCATTCATAATAAAACTGAAACAAACTTAGCCTTTCAAATTGGAGGGCGTGTCATCAACAAATTTGTAAATGTTGGTGATGTAGTGCAAGCAGGCCAAGTCATTGCTCAAGTCAATGGTTCAGACACATCAGCTCAGGTACAAAATGCTGAAGGTGCTGTAAAAGCTGCTCAATCAGCCTACGAATTGGCAGAAACCAACGCTAAACGATACCGCGAGCTCTATGCACAACAAGCGATTAGTAAATTGCAATTAGACCAAGCTGAAAACCAATTGAATGCCACATCTGCTCAATTACAACAAGCACAAGCAAGCCTTAATTTGAGCAGCAATCAAAATAGCTATACTAATTTAACGGCCCCTGATACAGGTATTATTACAGCTTTCAATATTGAAGCAGGACAAGTCGTAGCAGCCGGTCAAAGCGTTGGTACCTTAGCGGCCGGCCACGACCCAGAAGCAGTTATTGCCCTTCCTGAACAAGAATTGAGTAAAATTCATGTAGGGAGCCCTGCTACTATTACCTTCTGGGCTCTACCTAATGTAACCGTGCAAGGTGTAATACGTGAAATTTCACCAGTTCCTGACCCTGTAGCCAGAACGTATACCATAAAAATTACCTTACAAAATGCGCCTAAAGAGGTACAACTAGGCATGACAGTCAATGCTAATCTATCTACCACAGATAGTACCAATATTTCTATTCCATTGACGGCTCTTGTGAAAGACTCTAACGGTAATAATGCGGTCTATATCATCCGCGATAAGAAGGCTCATCTCGTGCCTATCAAGACTGGTGAATTCGGTAAGAACTCCGTCATCGTCACATCTGGTTTAGCTAAGGGCGACATTGTCATCACCGCAGGCACCCAACAGTTACAAGAAGGGACGGCGGTTAGTCAATGA
- a CDS encoding hemolysin family protein, translating to MDSDLTLDFIIIIVLIIANGLFSMTELAIVNAKKRKLEELAEAGNERAKKAFELAENPNDMFSTIQIGITLVGILTGLYSGATFSGPLEEILTANIPSIEPYAASVSSFLIVAIITYLSLVIGELVPKRLALNSPEGIAVVVAKPIYWLSVALKPIVSFLGISTEFLLKILGVTVKEEAPVTESEINKMLTEGVAMGAYEEEEPILVENIFHLADMNAGDIMTPRTQLKWIDLNGTEDEIMEVLKNANHYRIPVGTDSLDELKGLITVSDVLVQIMQRPSESSIHDIIKSCLKEPVLVPESISLMKLLNVLRTEGVHEAIILDEYGGFTGLVTLHDIMEEIVGLMPSGEEEIKEEENKIIERDGAWLVDGLLNVDEFKEFFHIDQELPGEEDDLYKTMGGLLNVLFGRIPKELDKAKWDGYTFEVIDMDHTRIDKILVTYEEPIVEQEEEK from the coding sequence ATGGACAGTGATCTGACCTTAGATTTTATAATTATCATCGTATTAATCATCGCGAATGGTTTATTCTCTATGACGGAGTTAGCCATCGTAAACGCTAAAAAACGTAAGCTTGAAGAATTAGCTGAAGCAGGCAATGAACGCGCGAAAAAGGCCTTTGAATTGGCAGAGAACCCAAATGATATGTTCTCCACGATTCAAATTGGCATTACCCTCGTTGGTATTTTAACTGGCTTGTATTCTGGTGCCACCTTCTCTGGTCCTTTAGAAGAAATATTAACTGCTAATATTCCAAGCATTGAGCCGTACGCAGCCTCAGTGAGCTCCTTCCTCATCGTTGCGATCATCACTTATTTATCCCTCGTTATAGGGGAGCTCGTGCCAAAACGATTAGCCTTAAATAGCCCTGAGGGCATCGCTGTGGTGGTAGCAAAACCGATTTATTGGCTCTCTGTAGCCCTAAAACCAATCGTTAGCTTCCTCGGCATTTCCACAGAATTCCTCTTAAAAATATTAGGCGTTACTGTAAAAGAAGAAGCCCCTGTTACAGAATCTGAAATTAATAAAATGCTTACCGAAGGCGTTGCCATGGGTGCTTACGAAGAGGAAGAACCTATCCTCGTAGAAAATATCTTCCATCTTGCAGATATGAACGCAGGTGATATAATGACGCCTCGTACACAGCTCAAATGGATTGATCTTAACGGTACGGAAGATGAAATCATGGAGGTTCTCAAGAATGCCAACCATTACCGCATTCCTGTAGGTACCGATTCCTTGGATGAATTAAAGGGTCTCATTACCGTATCCGACGTATTAGTTCAAATTATGCAACGTCCTAGTGAAAGTTCTATTCACGATATCATTAAATCTTGTTTGAAAGAACCTGTCCTCGTTCCTGAATCCATTTCACTTATGAAATTATTGAACGTTCTACGTACAGAAGGCGTTCATGAAGCAATTATCCTCGACGAATATGGTGGTTTTACTGGTCTTGTCACCTTACATGACATCATGGAGGAAATCGTAGGCCTTATGCCTTCCGGTGAAGAAGAAATCAAGGAAGAAGAAAACAAGATCATCGAACGCGATGGTGCATGGCTCGTAGATGGCCTTCTCAACGTAGATGAATTTAAAGAATTCTTTCACATCGATCAAGAATTACCAGGTGAAGAAGATGATTTGTACAAAACTATGGGCGGTCTCTTAAACGTCCTCTTCGGTCGCATTCCAAAAGAATTAGACAAGGCAAAATGGGATGGCTATACCTTTGAAGTCATCGATATGGATCATACTCGTATTGATAAAATTCTTGTAACCTATGAAGAACCTATTGTAGAACAAGAAGAAGAAAAATAA